From the Microbacterium profundi genome, the window CGGCACGACGAACACGAAGTACACGACCAGCGCGACGGCGAGGAAGCTGATGATGGCCGAGATCAGATCGCCGATCGGGAATGTGACCTCCTGGCTGTAGATGCCGGTCATCTGAATGCCGATCTCACCCGTCGCACCCGCGTCGAAGAACAGCGAGACGAGTGGGGTGATGATCGCTGAGACCACAGCGTTGACGATCGCTGTGAACGCACCGCCGATGACGACGGCCACAGCAAGATCGATGACATTGCCCTTGGTGATGAATTCCTTGAATCCCTGGAACACGGGAACCCCCATCTTTCGATGCAGACCTCAGGAAGAGGCTGGAGCCGCAGCAGGCGCCGGGTTGGCACTTGTCGACGGTTCCGATTTCGATGATGACGAAGTATCGGCCTTTCCGCCAGAGCCACTCCGAGAGTCGGTCCGATAGAATCCGGAGCCGTTGAACGTCACACCGATCGATCCGTACTGTTTGCGCAACGCGCCGCCGCATTCGGGGCAGATCGCGAGAGCGTCGTCCGAGAAGCTCTGGACGGCGTCGAACTTGTGGCCGCACGATGTGCAGGCGTAGGCATAGGTGGGCATATCGTCTCGGGTGGATCAGGGTCGCGATGGCGACAGGGTGAGCGTGCGGGTGGGCGTCACGATGCCGGTGACCGGCTGGTCGTGCACCTCGCGCGGGAGGGATTCGAGTACCTCGGAATCATAGATCACGGCGTACACGGGAGGGCATTTCTCCATGGATCCGATGGTCTTGTCGAAGTAGCCGCGGCCCCAGCCGAGCCGCATGCCCGTGGAGTCGACGGCAGCGGCGGGGATGATCATGAGATCGACGTCGTTCACGGCGATCGGGCCGAGAACCTCGCCGGTCGGCTCCGGCAATCCGAAGAGCCCCTCGGAGGTCTCGTCGGTGTCGTCGGCGACCGCCCAGTCCAGCAGGCCGTCCGCGCGCGTGACCGGCAGGAGGACTCGGATGCCGCGCTGCACGGCTGCGGCGACGAACTCCCGGGTGCCGGGCTCTGTCATGGCCGAGAGGAAGCATGAGATCGATTCGGCCGAGTGCGCCTCGATCAGGGCATCGAGCTGTTCACGGATGCCGGATGCCGCGGTCGCGCGCTGTGCGTCTGAGAGCAGTTGCCGCCGCTCGCGCAGCTCGGCGCGCAGCGCGCGCTTCTCGTGCTCGACATCGGTGGACATGCCTCGAGTCTACGTGTCGATGAGTGAGGAGCCCCCGCTAAGCTGGCCTGATGGGACACCAGAAAATGAAGGCAGTCATTCCGGCAGCTGGCCTCGGAACGCGGTTCCTGCCCGCGACCAAGGCGATGCCGAAGGAAATGCTTCCGGTGGTGGACAAGCCGGCGATCCAGTACGTGGTCGAAGAGGCCGCCGCAGCCGGCATCGATGACATCCTCGTGATCATCGGCCGCAACAAGAACATGATCTCCAATCACTTCGACTCCGTGCCGGAGCTCGAGGTGAAGCTCACCGAGAAGGGCGATATGGCCCGCCTCGAGCGCGTCATGAAGTCGAGCGACCTGGCCGACATCCACTATCTGCGCCAGGGCGAGCCCAAGGGGCTCGGGCACGCGGTGCTGCGCGCGAAGGCGCACGTCGGCGACAGCTCGTTCGCCGTGCTGCTCGGCGATGACCTCATCGACGAGCGCGATGAGCTGCTGACCACCATGATCGAGATCAACGAGCGCACCGGCGCGACCGTCGTCGCGCTGATGGAGGTCGACCCCTCGAGCATCCACCTCTACGGTGCCGCGGCTGTCGAGCAGACCGACGAGACCGACATCGTGCGCGTCACGGGGCTTGTCGAGAAGCCTTCTCCGGAGGACGCCCCCTCCAACCTCGCCATCATCGGCCGCTACATCCTGCCGGCAGCTGTGTTCCCGATTCTGGAGCGCACCGAGCCGGGCAAGGGCGGAGAGATCCAGCTCACCGACGCGCTGCAGGAGCTCGCCGCGGATTCGGAGGGCCCTGGTGTCATCGGAGTCGTCTTCCGCGGACGACGCTATGACACAGGCGACCGCGTCGACTACATCAAAGCGATCGTGCAGCTCGCGACGGATCGCGACGACCTCGGCGCCGAACTGCGGCCGTGGCTGAAGGAATTCAGCGAGCGCCTCTAGGCGTTTCGAGGGCGGGGATGCGCATGGATCTGCTGCCGGGGCACCGTCACGGTCCGGTCGAGCTGAGGCTCGTCCGCCCCCGCGATGCCCGCGTGCTGCAGCACGAACTGGTGAACAATCGCTCGTGGCTGCAGCGCTGGGAGGCGACGATCCCGAACGGATCGGCGTCGTTCGACATGCGCCTCAGCATCCGTCGCCTGCTGCAGCAGTACCGCGACGGCGGAGGATACCCGTTCGTGATGGAGCACGACGGCGAGATCGCCGGCCAGCTGAACATCTGGGGCGTCGCGCGGGGGTCGCTGTGCTCGGCGACGATCGGGTACTGGGTCAGCGAGCGGTTCGCGGGCAAGGGCATCACGCCGACGGCGGTCGCCCTCGCCACCGATGCGTCGTTCCGGGAGTTCGGCCTGCATCGGATGGAGATCTGCATCCGTCCTGAGAACGAGGCGAGCCTGCGCGTCGTGCAGAAGCTCGGGTTCCGCTACGAGGGACTCCGACGCCGCTACATCCACATCGACGGCGACTGGCGCGACCACTACGCCTTCGCGCTCACTCGTGAGGATGCACCAGAGGGCGTGCTCAACCGCTGGATCCACGGGCGAGCGCCGCAAGACGCCGCAATGGTTCCGCCGTCGGATCGGCTCTCGATCTGAGAATCGTCCACGCCCGGTCGCGACACGCGCCCGGGGTGAGGGGCAGGGGCGACCGGGTCGCATACCGTTGACCCTATGGATGGGCCGGTGCTGAGCGGGGGCGTGATCGTCCTCGTCGCCGTGCTGCTCTGGATGCTGTATCTGCTGCCTTCCTGGCGCGGTCGCTACCAGTACAACGCCTCCGAACGCAACGCGGTCCGGCTGAACCAGGCCCTGCGCGTGCTCGCCGAGACCAGCGAGACGCCGGCCGAAGTGCACCTCGAGCTCAACGCCCGCACCGCCCACGCCCAGCAGAAGCTTGCGAAACGGCTGCAGTCGGAGAAGGAGTCGGTCGAGCTCGTACGGCTCCGTGAGGAACTCGCAGCGACCCGCACCGACCCCGTCGTGAGGCAGGCGCGTGCCCGTCGGCGGGTGCGTGCGGTCGCGACGGTGCTCCTGATCGCAGGGCTGGTCGTCGCAGGACTCGGCGTGTGGCAGTTGCTGAGCGGCGGCGCGCAGCTGCTCGTCTGGACCGGCGGCTCTCTCGCACTCGTGGCCGCGATGACGCTGCAGAAGATGGCATCAGTGTCACGACGTGCGGCTCGTCGCCCCGTCTCCGTCGTCACCGAGAGCACGGCCGCGGGTCGTGTCTCTCCGCCGCTGCACGATCAGGGCCGTACATCGTGGACACCGAGGCCGTTGCCGGCGCCGCTGGTGCAGGTCGCAGGGTCGGCCACCCAGATCGCGCGGGCCGAGATCGACGCGCAGCAGGCGCTGCGCCGTGCCGCGCGCGTCGCAGCACTTCGCGAGCGTGCGGAGGAGATGGCAGCGCCGGCGCCGGTGTCGCTGCCCGCGGCCAAGGAAGCGACCTCGCCGTACGCGCGGATGGGGTTCGTCGACGACGCCGAGATCGAGCAGCATGTGCGGCAGCTTCTCGAACGACGCGCCGCCGGCTGAGCACCATCGCGACGCAGCCCACCTGTGGAGCGTGATAATCTAACTGAGGTTCACGGGCCTATGGCGCAGTTGGTAGCGCGCCTCGTTCGCATCGAGGAGGTCAGGGGTTCGAATCCCCTTAGGTCCACCATAAGAGTCTTACTAGAATCGCCGTCCTCTTCGATGCCGGCGAGGATCGCTTCGGTGAGACGACCCGAGAGATCTGATCCCAAGAGACCGCCCATATGGGCGGTCTCTTCTTGTTGTGGCCCGGTGTGGCGCGCGGCTTCGGCTTGAGCGCTCGCGTCAGCCGCTGTGCTACCCAAGTCGGCGCTGTAGGCCGTCCAGCCGCGCTGTGCCGCGAGGAGTTCCCTGAGTGGCTGTTTGATGTCGTCACCAATGACGTCATCGTTGGCGACGTAGAGATTGTTGAATATCGCCTGATTCAGCGCGCGTCGTGCGTCGTCGCTGGAGGCGACGTAAAGCGCCCGAACATCGGTAAGCAGCTCGAGGAACGCCTCGATGTGTGCTTTACCCGCGTTTAGGTCTGTGGTGGCAGTATCGAGTTGTTCTCGAACGCTCTCCCGCTCACGACCAAGCTCGCGGAGTCGTTGGCGGATGCGCTCGCTAGGAAGCGAAGCGTCGGCAGCGAGGTCGAGCAGGTTGTCTTCCTTCGCCCGAAGAACGACGAGTCGGTCTTCGAGCTGGGCGCGGCGCAAATGCTCAGCGTTGGCTTCGTCACGCATGGCGCGCTCAAGATTGTCGCGCACGATGTGTATGAACTCGGGGCTGAGTTCGACCTGTTTGTAATGCTCCTCGACTGCGGCTTCGATATTGTCGACGTTGGCGAATGGTGCGTCACACGTGCCGTCCTGGGAACCTCTGCAGAAGAAGTACCAGTACTCGCCGCCACCTTTGCCAACGGAGCGCTGCTGGATCAGCCGCCGGTTGGAGTTGCGCTCAAGGCGGCAGTGCCCGCACCAGATGCTGCCCTTGAGATAATGGGTGTAGCGGCGGCGACGCTCTCCCGACACACCTCGTGTTTCGAGGATCCCTTGCACAGCGTCGAACACCCCCTCGTCGATGAGCGGAGTGTGGCGTCCCTTGAAGACTTCGTCTTTATATGTGATCTCTCCGATGTAGTAGCGATCACGAAGCATCTGTTGGATCTTGGTATCCGAGACTGGCCCAGCAGGCCTTCGGAATTTGTCAAGGCGAGTGAGGCCGGTGGGTGTTAGGCGGCGAGTTGGATCTCGTCGGTTGGTGGCTGGTTGATCCACGCGGCCGGGTCTCGGTCGAGGATCTTCGGTCGCGTCTGTCGCGTCGTGAACCGTTCGGGGTGGGCGCGGCGGGCGGCCTCGAGTGTGGCGTCTCGGTCGCGGTCGATGGCGTCGGCGTGCCCGTAGTGCACGTCGGCGGGCGTGTGCATGCCGATGCCGGTGTGCCGGTGGTGGTGGTTGTAGGCGTGCACGAATTCGTCCAGGAACTGCCGTGCGTGGGCGAGGGAGACGAACCGGTCGGGGAAGACGGGCAGGTACTTCATCGTCTTGAACAGCGCTTCGGAGTAGGGGTTGTCATTGGACACGTGCGGTCGGGAGCGGGACGCGGTCACGCCGAGATCGGCGAGCAGGGTGCGGACGGTCTTCGACGTCATCGAGGGGCCGCCGTCGGAGTGCACGACCTCGGGGGTGCCGTGGATCCCGAACGCGTCGGTCATCATCTCCTTGGCGAGTAGGCCGTCCTCGCAGGCGTGCACGATGGCGCCGACGATGTAGCGGGAGAAGATGTCGATCATCACGTACGCGTCGTAGTACGTGCCTTTGACAGGGCCGGCGAGTTTCGTGATGTCCCAGGTATAGACCTGCCCGACGGCGGTCGCGATCAGCTCCGGCACCTTCCGCGGCGGATGGGTCGCGAGCCGGCGCCGCTCCCGTACCTGCGTGTGCTCGCGCAGCACCCGATACATGGTCGAGACCGAGCCCACGTATTCGCCGCGCTCGAGCAGGATGGGATAGATCTGCAACGGCGGCTTGTCGACGAACTCGTCACTGTTGAGCGTGGACAGCACCAGCGACCGCTCGACGCTCGAGAGCTTGTTCGCTGGGGCAGGACGAGCCGACGGCGGCTCGGGGTCCGGTCGGCGTGCGCGGGAGGCGGCGCGGGTCGCGGTCGCACGCGCCACGCCGGTCAGGGCTGCCGCCTGCCGGGTCGGCACGTCCGCGGCGGCCAGTTCGACGTAGGTGTTCATGAGCGCTTCCCGCGCCGCGGGTCGGTGTCCGCGCTCTTGGAGATCTGCCCCAAGAGCGCGTGCGCTTTTCCCATGATCTCCAACGCCGTCCGCGTCATCGACAACTCCACCTCGGCCTTCCGCAGTTGCGCCTTCAACCGGGCGTTCTCGGCCTGCGCGGCGCTGGGACGACCGACCGCTTCGCCGGGGTTCTTGCCCTCCAGCAGACCCGCGTCGCGCTGCTTGCGCCACTCCGAGATCAGCGACGAGTACAGGCCATGTCGGCGCAGGTATCCCGCGCCCTCACCCGTCTCGCACGCGACCTCGTACTCGGACAGGTACTGCAACTTCTGGCCCGGCGAGAACGAACGCCGACGCGTCGGCCCGTCCGGGATCGAGGGTGCGCTCACGACTCCATCATCGGCCGCGACGACCGCGACCGGGGAACTCAAACTCATCAGATTGGTGATCCTTCAACTCGCCCCACGAGGCGGACTTGCTATAAACCGGTGGACTCACTCAACCCTGACACGTAGGGCTTCGCGATGTGGCGCGAGTGAGCAAGCCGCGATCGGTGAGTTCATCGGCGATGTCCTGGTAGGTGTGGTTTCCGGTGGCGTAAAGCTCGAACGCGAGTTGGACGAATGGTGCTCGCTCGGTGTCGATCGCGACGGTGTTGATCTTTCGCCCGTCGACATTTTCCGTGACGTTGAGATAGCCAAGGGGTGCGCGTCCCAGCGTGCCGCCGTTCTTGGCCTTCTGAGCCATCTTGTACGCGATGTCGGCTCCATCTTCGCGGGAACGGTACTCGTTGAATGCGGCGAGTATGCCGTGCATCAGTTGACCAACGGGTGTCGCGTCGATCGATTCGGTAGCGGAGATCAGATTAACCCCACGCTTCTGGAGGTCTGCCATCACCACCGCGTCGTCTATGCGGTTTCGGGCGAAACGCGACAGCTTGTAGACGATGACGTAGTCGACATCCCGGTCACGCCGAATGCGTTCGAGCATTTCTTGGAAGGCGATGCGCTTTGTCATCTCCGTGGCGGATTTACCCGGCTCGACGTACTCCGCGACGATTGTGAGGCCAAGTTGTTCTGCCTTGCGCTGGCACGAGACGCGTTGGGCTGGGATCGAGATGCCCTCGGGGTCGTAGTCAGTGTTGACCTGCCCCTTGCTTGACACCCGGAGATACGTCACTGCGCGTGATCCGACCGGGACGTCAGCACCCCCGAACGCGGTCGACGTCGTGAGGTTGAGCGCGCCATCCGCTTCGTTCAGCTCAATCACGACAGGTCGTAGAGCTGGTGGCGCGGCAGTGAAAGCGATCGGTGTAGAAGCGTCAAGATTGCTCATTAGGGGCCCTCCTTCGATTAGGTCCTCCGGATTAACCCTCTTCTGGGCGAGGAAGTCCAGTCCAAACGGAGCTTCCACGGCAGTTTCATCGCTGCCGACCGGGGGCGCATGTCCGATGTAGTTTTCACCTCGCGCTAGCGCGTTCATGGGAAGTTCCACGGGCTAGCTGGCGAACGCATGAATGTACCCCTTCACTTCCACGAGGTCATAGATCTGGCGGAGCCGCTCTATCAGTGGCTCGTAGTTCCACTGGAGCGCTTCGAAGTCGACGCCGTGATCAATGCACCAGTCGGCAAGCTCGTTCTCCCAGTCCTCGAGTGGGCTGAGTGCTCGTAGCGCTTGCTCGTGGTTCTCGTAGCTGCCGGCGTGGGCTTCGCGGAATGCCTCCATGAGCTGTGGTGTGGTGGCGTCGACGTCGGGTAAGGAAAGAAATGCCTGGAGTGCGTCATCCTTCTCGATATCCAGGTTGATGAGTTCTTCGCACAGCGCGTCGGTTCCTCCGCTATCGACGGAGGCCGGAAGATGCACTCGGTAGGGGATGCCTTGGACGTACAGGTCCGTGCGGACGAGCAGTTTGTCGAGTTTCGGTGGCAGATGCTCGTTCATGAACTGTCGGCCGCTGCCGTAGTTCTCTCGCTGGACGAGGTACGTGCCTAACCAGTCGATCGCTTCTCTCACGTATGCGTCGGCGCTGGGGCTGCTGTAGAGATGGAGGTACTCGTCGCGCAGCGAGAGGTAGTTGGCTTCTCCAGTACGACCGAAGTTTGCGAGCTCGGATTCACGGCCGAAAGCTCGTCCAAGGACGTGGGCGATCATGCGGGCTGTGCTGTCGCTGATCTCGCCCTTCTCGGCCATCGCCATCGCGATGCCATCTGTAATGCGCTCATTGAAGCGTTGGTGCGCGACTTCGAGACGTCGCCAATCGGCATCGTCTGATTGCGCGGCTGGTCGGGGTTCGTGCTCGTTCATGATCGGCCTCCGGTGGCGAGGACGTATCGCCCGAGGGCGTCGACCCAACCCTCTTGCTCGAAGGGCACCCGGAGGTCGTTGAGTTCGGCCAGCGCTGTTTCGGCTCGGAGTTCTCCGGTGCCGGCAAACCAGCACAGCGCAGTGTCAATGCCGCCGTGGACGCTTCCGGCGATGAGCCGTGCAAGCGTTTCCGAGCGTGCTTCGGGATCCAGGGCGAGCCCCATTTGTATGAGTTGCATCGCCTTGGCGGTCTCGTCTGGGCTGACGGTGGTGATGGTTGATGAGTTCATATCGTTCCTCCTTTCGGTGAGGTAGTGATGGGTTCCGGATACGGGGCAAGCTGACGGTTCATGGACTCCGGTGTGATGACCCAGAACATGTTCGATGTGACGGTTTGGTCGGCGGCGATGGCGTCGCGGATGCGTTTGGCGCGGATGGGATCGGGCACGATCCAGACGATTGCCGGGAAGAGTCCGCGAGCTGCCTGTTCCGTCCCGGTGGCGAAGTATCGCTGGTAGATGCGGCACTTACGGAGCACTGCGGGTATGTGCTCGGTGCCGAGGTCTACTTCGATGAACGAGTGGGTCTCGGTGTGGGCATCTGCGGTGACGACCAGAAGGTCGGGCTTGAGCGTGATCTCCGCAGCACTGCCGCTGGTGAAGCTTCGCCAGCAGGCCGGTTCGAGTTCGAGCTCCAAGAGTTCGAAGCGTCCAGCATTCGCCTGTTCGATCAGGCTGACGGCGGTGTCAGCGACTGCGAGCATGTGCCGCATAAAGGTGCGTCCCGGCTCTTCGTAGCGTCGTCGCCCTCGGTCGCCTCGTCGGGCGCGTAGGAAGCGGTCACCGGCTGCGCCGAGCTGCCAGACGATGAGAGCGGAGCCGTGTGCGATGCCGCCGATGCGCCGCTCCAAGCGGGCGATGACGCGCAACTGCTCGAGCCGGTTCAGGACGCGCGTTGTGCCTCGGGTCGCGCTGCTGACAGTGGCGTGGTCGCCGAGTGGTGCGGCTGGCAAATGGAGTCGTTGGAGTTGGCGGGTGCTCAGGAGCCGAAATCGTTCGACGTCTTCGAGTATGCGAATGTCGCGGAGGCTGAGGTGTTCCTCGAGCCGGGCGACCCGCTGGGCACTCATAGCTGCCTCCGGCCTGTGGTCGGAAGATCCGCTGCAACGCAGCGGGAGTCCCAGCCAGGAAGTGGCCAGAAGGGGCGGAACAGGGGCGACAACGCTGGGGGTTGATCGTGGTGACACGAACGTCGAGCGGAATACTGACCGGATCCCGTCTGCCAGAGGAAGCCGATCATGTTCGCCTCGCCTTCTGGTGCGTTGGTGCCGATGGCGATTGCTGCGTGGCCGCTACTGGCTGCGGCGATGTGGCGGTCGGCTCGGCTCCGTAGAGGCGACGGCTTGCCTCGCGGATGGTCTTGCCTGCGCCGGTCTCGGGGAGCGGCGGGAGGACTGATGCGGAGCACCATTCGGTGGTCGTTCCACCGGCCACGAGTCGCGCATAGACGTGGTGCTTGGGGAGTGCTTTGAAATCTTCAGCGTTGAGCGTTGGCGCTTGCTTCGCCATGTCGTGGGCATCGTCTTGTTCGAGCGGGAAGCAAATTTTGGAGCGGGCGTTCGCATCGAATCCGGAGCGCATGGCGGCAGGCAGCTGCTCTCGATATTGGTGTGCGACGTGGAGGCCAACGCCGTAGGAACGGAAGACACTCATGGCATCCCCGATAGGTGTTGGCAGATGCAGATAGTTCTGCACCTCGTCGATGAAGATCATGCCGGGACGCTTCATCGGGTCTTTCTCGGCTGCGCGCTCAGTTGTGGCCAGAAACAGTTCGGCGACGATAAGGCTCCCTAGCAGCTTGGATGCCCCTGCGCCCACCAGCGCATCGTTCAACGGCACTAAAACGGTCTTTCGTTCCCGGAAGATGTCGCGCAACCGGAAGCGTGGCTGGGACTGCCCGAGGATACGCACGAGGGGCTTTCGCATCACAATTTTGCGAAGCTTATTAAGGCTCGGCGCGATCGCGGCGGCGCGTTGCCCGGGACGCATGGCTTCGAACTCATCCCAGAATGCGGCGAGTGTCAGGTCGCCCTGCACGGCGGCGATGACGGGGCGACGGAACGAGGCATCGGTGAGAAGTCGGGGCAGGTCGATGAGCGTGTAAGGCTCACCGCGAACTTGGCCCGCCCGTGCGAGCGAGAGAAGCGATCCCTGAATCAGGTACTCGGTGCGTGGTCCCCAGCCGTCGTGGAAAACAGCGGCAAGGGCGGAGAGGATGCCGTCGACGACAATGTCTGGATCGCGATCGCCGACGTCGAGCGGGTTGAACCCGACGGGTGCATCCTCGTCGCTGGCGTCGAGTACCACGATGCGACCGGCTGCCTCAGCGGGCGCTGTGTCGAGGATGCGGTTAATGAGCTGCACCTTCGGTTCGATCACGCAGCAGGCGCGCTCCGCTCTGATGTCCTCTTGAATCAGATGCTCAAGCAACGTGGACTTGCCGGAGCCCGTCGGCCCGAGTACCAGGGTGTGCAGGAGGCGGCTCTGTGGGTCGAGGCCTATCGGGCGGACTGGTCCGGGCGCTGTCCCGGTTGCGAATACCCCCTTAGTGCGCGACACGATCTCTGGAACCGGCAGCAGTCGTGGGTGCACGGCCGGAGCGCCGGGGTAGTCGCGCTCGCCGAGCGGCCATCCGAGTAGCGGTACGAGTTCGTCGACGCGGAGGCGAAGTTTGCTCCCACCACCGGGGCGTCCGGACTTCCAACGTGACGCCGAGTCACGAACCAGCGACAGCCGAACACCGGGGCTCTCCAAAGGCTGGAACGCACCGAAGACCTCCCAGGTGAAGGCACGGGTTCGTTTGACCGTCTCGGCAGTGACGCCAATGCGAAGCGTCGTTTCGAAGCGAACCTCAGAAGCATGCTCGTGTAGACGTTTGCGTGTATCTGTTGACGCTGGACGTGCGCCGTCGAGGATCCGCGAACCGAGTGGCTGGAGTGGGTCGAGGGGAGCGCCCGACAACTGTTGAGGCCGACGAACCGCACCCAGTACGACCTGGATGCCGACGACTTCCTCCTTCCGGCGGCTGGCCAGCGCCTGATAGATGCTGCCGACGATCTGCTCCGGTTCCACGTCCGCCAGTGGCAGCCCTCCTGGGCGGGCCGTTACTCGGTTGACCGTGGCCATGTCGGCGCGTTTGGCGGCCTCAAACCGGAGTCCGGGCGCCATGCCGCCAAAGAGCCGTTTCAGGCGGTGAACCGCCGTTGGGGCGCAGCCAAACGTCGCGACAATGCCCTCGTTACGGGCCTGCAGCTCGAATGCCACGGGACGCCGGATGTCGCTTGAAGCAAGGCGCATCAGCATGACAGCAACTGTCGAGGCGCTGAGCGGTCGGGCGAGAAAGAGCCGTGTGAAAACGAATGAGTCAGGCATGGCTGGCCTCCTCGTCTGTATGCGTTGTCGCGTGCGCTTGGGCAGCAACTTCGAGGCGTGCCTGCTCGAGGCCCGCAACCGTGATGATCTTCGCGACCTGTTCGGGACGGAGGTCGTGGTTGAGCTCCGAAAAGACCCAGACACGGCGTCCTTGAGTTTTGCGATAGCGGCGCTTGCCGCGGGCATGACTGGTCATGCGTGAACCTCCTTCCCACCTCGGCTTTGGTTTCGCGTAACGGTCGCGGAAGGACGTTGGGTTCGTCGATAGGCATAAGCCGGTTCGACGTAATGGGGACTGTTATGAACTCGAACGCCTGATTTGTCAATCGTTTTGAACGGGCGCGAGCGATGTCAAGCTGTGTGGAGTCACGCGGCCTTGTTTTGTGGTTTCTCGTTGGGCAGGTTGATCCCGACCGTGCCAGCGGGTGTGGGTGTGCTCGGGCGGGCGCGGAAGCGTTCCGGGTGCGCCTCGAAGTAGCGTTGCAGGGCGTGTTCGCGTGTCTGCCAGGCCTCGCGCCAGGATCCATCGTGGACCTGGGACGGGGAGAACAACGCGATACCGGAGTGCTTGTGCTCCTGGTTGTACCAGGGCACGTACTCGCCGAGATATGCCCTGGCGGAGTCGAGGTCGGCGAAGACTTTCGGGTAGCCCGGCCGGTACTTCATGGTCCGGAATCCCGCCTCGCTGAAGGGGTTGTCATCGGACACGTACGGCCGGCTGTGTGACAGTTCAGTGCCGTGCTGCTCTTTCAGGAAGTCTCGCAGCAGGTTCGATTTCATCGCGGCGCCGTTGTCGGCGTGCACGATGCACGGCGTGCCGTGCATGGCGATCGCCTGCGCGAACATCTCGACGGCGAGGTGGTCGGCCTCACGGTCCTCGACCCGCCATCCGACGATCTCACGGGAGAAGATGTCGGTGATCTTGTACGCCTTGAACACCACCCCACGCCACGGCGAGTACAGGTCACTGATATCCCACGTCCAAACCTGCCCGGGGCCGGTCGCCTTCAGCACGGGTTTGTTCCGCGGCGCCGTGCGCTCCTTACGAGCCGGGACCTTCGGGCGCAGCATCTGGTCCTCGATCTCCGCTGCGATCCGCCACCAGGTGCGGCGGGAGCCGAGCATGATCCCTTGGTCCCATGCCGAGGCGAACGCGTGATCGACGGAGTTCTGTCCCGCCCACCCGGACAGGATGTGCTCGGTGATCTTCTCCCGGTCCGGCTCGCTGATCCGCGACTGGTACGCCCGCTCGGTCTGCGGGATCGGATCGGCGACCCGGTCCCGCGGGTGCTGCCGGTAGTGCCACGTCGACCGGGACACCCCCGTCAGCTCCAGCGCCTGCCGCTGGGATCCGGTGATCCAGGCCAACTCCGCCACGAGGTCGTTCTCCATGCTCAGGAACTCGACGGATCGGTCGTCGTCGGGATCTCGGCGGGCTCTGGCTCGCTCATCGCGTGCAAGAGCCCGATAGCTTTTCCCAGCGCATCGTTGGTGTCCTCCAGCTCCCGCACCCGCGCGGTCAACCGCGTCACCTCGTTCTCATGCGCGGCGCGTTCTCTCGCACGCTGCTTCTCCAGCGCGGTGCGCTTGCTCGGTGGGATCGTCATACCACTACCTTCTCGCGGGACCAGCCCCCGGTCGAGGTCACCCTCGAACACCGCGTCGCGCCACCGCCGCAGCCGGGCATACGACACGCCCCGCGCGGCGAGCCACGGCCGCTTCTGACCGTGCGGCTGCACCTGATACTCGTGCACGATCTCACGGATCTCCGTGGCCGTGAACCCTGGACTGACAGTCATCACCCTGACTCCCTACTGATCATGAACGACTCACAACCAGCTTGACAAAGAGGGGCGTTGTCTATTCCACAACGACATAACAGAGGTGAACCTGCTTGAGCTTCTCATCGCCCACCCC encodes:
- a CDS encoding GNAT family N-acetyltransferase, whose product is MDLLPGHRHGPVELRLVRPRDARVLQHELVNNRSWLQRWEATIPNGSASFDMRLSIRRLLQQYRDGGGYPFVMEHDGEIAGQLNIWGVARGSLCSATIGYWVSERFAGKGITPTAVALATDASFREFGLHRMEICIRPENEASLRVVQKLGFRYEGLRRRYIHIDGDWRDHYAFALTREDAPEGVLNRWIHGRAPQDAAMVPPSDRLSI
- a CDS encoding recombinase family protein; the protein is MSNLDASTPIAFTAAPPALRPVVIELNEADGALNLTTSTAFGGADVPVGSRAVTYLRVSSKGQVNTDYDPEGISIPAQRVSCQRKAEQLGLTIVAEYVEPGKSATEMTKRIAFQEMLERIRRDRDVDYVIVYKLSRFARNRIDDAVVMADLQKRGVNLISATESIDATPVGQLMHGILAAFNEYRSREDGADIAYKMAQKAKNGGTLGRAPLGYLNVTENVDGRKINTVAIDTERAPFVQLAFELYATGNHTYQDIADELTDRGLLTRATSRSPTCQG
- the mscL gene encoding large conductance mechanosensitive channel protein MscL, with amino-acid sequence MFQGFKEFITKGNVIDLAVAVVIGGAFTAIVNAVVSAIITPLVSLFFDAGATGEIGIQMTGIYSQEVTFPIGDLISAIISFLAVALVVYFVFVVPMNKYKERQAARNPAVEEETLPTEQELLIEIRDALRRDALS
- the galU gene encoding UTP--glucose-1-phosphate uridylyltransferase GalU; the encoded protein is MGHQKMKAVIPAAGLGTRFLPATKAMPKEMLPVVDKPAIQYVVEEAAAAGIDDILVIIGRNKNMISNHFDSVPELEVKLTEKGDMARLERVMKSSDLADIHYLRQGEPKGLGHAVLRAKAHVGDSSFAVLLGDDLIDERDELLTTMIEINERTGATVVALMEVDPSSIHLYGAAAVEQTDETDIVRVTGLVEKPSPEDAPSNLAIIGRYILPAAVFPILERTEPGKGGEIQLTDALQELAADSEGPGVIGVVFRGRRYDTGDRVDYIKAIVQLATDRDDLGAELRPWLKEFSERL
- a CDS encoding FmdB family zinc ribbon protein yields the protein MPTYAYACTSCGHKFDAVQSFSDDALAICPECGGALRKQYGSIGVTFNGSGFYRTDSRSGSGGKADTSSSSKSEPSTSANPAPAAAPASS
- a CDS encoding replication-relaxation family protein, whose product is MSAQRVARLEEHLSLRDIRILEDVERFRLLSTRQLQRLHLPAAPLGDHATVSSATRGTTRVLNRLEQLRVIARLERRIGGIAHGSALIVWQLGAAGDRFLRARRGDRGRRRYEEPGRTFMRHMLAVADTAVSLIEQANAGRFELLELELEPACWRSFTSGSAAEITLKPDLLVVTADAHTETHSFIEVDLGTEHIPAVLRKCRIYQRYFATGTEQAARGLFPAIVWIVPDPIRAKRIRDAIAADQTVTSNMFWVITPESMNRQLAPYPEPITTSPKGGTI
- a CDS encoding IS3 family transposase (programmed frameshift), encoding MSLSSPVAVVAADDGVVSAPSIPDGPTRRRSFSPGQKLQYLSEYEVACETGEGAGYLRRHGLYSSLISEWRKQRDAGLLEGKNPGEAVGRPSAAQAENARLKAQLRKAEVELSMTRTALEIMGKAPRALGADLQERGHRPAAREALMNTYVELAAADVPTRQAAALTGVARATATRAASRARRPDPEPPSARPAPANKLSSVERSLVLSTLNSDEFVDKPPLQIYPILLERGEYVGSVSTMYRVLREHTQVRERRRLATHPPRKVPELIATAVGQVYTWDITKLAGPVKGTYYDAYVMIDIFSRYIVGAIVHACEDGLLAKEMMTDAFGIHGTPEVVHSDGGPSMTSKTVRTLLADLGVTASRSRPHVSNDNPYSEALFKTMKYLPVFPDRFVSLAHARQFLDEFVHAYNHHHRHTGIGMHTPADVHYGHADAIDRDRDATLEAARRAHPERFTTRQTRPKILDRDPAAWINQPPTDEIQLAA
- a CDS encoding 5-formyltetrahydrofolate cyclo-ligase; amino-acid sequence: MSTDVEHEKRALRAELRERRQLLSDAQRATAASGIREQLDALIEAHSAESISCFLSAMTEPGTREFVAAAVQRGIRVLLPVTRADGLLDWAVADDTDETSEGLFGLPEPTGEVLGPIAVNDVDLMIIPAAAVDSTGMRLGWGRGYFDKTIGSMEKCPPVYAVIYDSEVLESLPREVHDQPVTGIVTPTRTLTLSPSRP